A single window of Mangifera indica cultivar Alphonso chromosome 18, CATAS_Mindica_2.1, whole genome shotgun sequence DNA harbors:
- the LOC123202057 gene encoding LOW QUALITY PROTEIN: translation initiation factor IF-2, chloroplastic-like (The sequence of the model RefSeq protein was modified relative to this genomic sequence to represent the inferred CDS: inserted 1 base in 1 codon) gives MLVLVASMPSLASLVSLGGISVVGISGSSSEPSCYSLVQRVSLLSKGNYRSKKRLVCRYSFTTTTTTAIDFIADQANGSVSLDSSNTYRGTSTSKDECANDNGDSDSGIFLKPAPKPVLKLPLGVKGDPVLGINPASWDVSRVSGDSDEEERNKVIESLDEVLEKAEKLGTRKESGNGNVNKMTTSNVSDNRRNDRPVNSAKTRKTKTLKSVWRKGDTVASVQKVVKEEPKIDNKKEEPRMAGKAKVESPSNFPLRPAQPPLRPQPKLQAKPSVAPSPIIKKPVVLKDMGAAPNLSIGDQSGLPVRSKERKPILIDKFATKKPAVDPVIAQVVLAPTKPGKGPAPGKFKDDYRKKNSSAGARRRIVEDDDEIIDEETAELNVSIPGAARKGRKWSKASRKAAKLKAAKEAAPVKVEILEVGEKGMLIEELAENLVISEGEILGYLYSKGIKPDGVQTLDKDIVKMICKEYEVEVLDADPSKMEEMARKKEILDDEDLDKLEDRPPVLTIMGHVDHGKTTLLDYIRKTKVAASEAGGITQGIGAYKVLIPVDGKLQPCVFLDTPGHEAFGAMRARGAXLQTLHVIVVAADDGIRPQTREAIAHAKAAGVPIIIAINKIDKDGANPERVMQDLSSIGLMPEDWGGDIPMVQISALKGENVDDLLESIMLVAELQELKANPHRNAKGTVIEAGLHKSKGPVATFIVQNGTLKRGDIVVCGESFGKVRALFDDGGSRVDEAGPSIPVQVIGLNSVPIAGDEFEVVDELDIARERAEARAEALHNDRISVKAGDGKVTLSSLASAVSAGKLSGLDLHTLNIILKVDLQGSIEAVRQALQVLPHDNVTLKFLLQATGDVGSSDVDLAVASNAVILGFNIKAPGSVKSYADNKGVEIRLYRVIYDLIDDVRNAMEGLLEPVEDQVPIGSAEVRAIFRSGSGRVAGCMITEGKVTKGCGIRVTRNGKSVYVGVLDSLRRVREIVKEVSTGLECGIGAEEFDDWEVGDIIEAFNSVQRKRTLEEASASMAAALEGAGIEV, from the exons ATGTTGGTTCTTGTGGCAAGTATGCCCTCTTTAGCTTCTTTGGTTAGTTTAGGAGGCATAAGTGTTGTGGGCATCAGTGGTTCTTCATCGGAACCCTCGTGTTATTCGTTAGTTCAGAGGGTTTCTTTGTTGTCTAAAGGAAATTATAGGAGTAAAAAGAGATTGGTTTGTAGATATTCTTTCACTACAACAACAACTACTGCAATTGATTTTATTGCTGACCAGGCCAATGGGTCTGTGTCTCTTGATTCTTCTAACACTTACAGAGGAACTAGTACTAGTAAAGATGAGTGTGCTAATGATAATGGTGATAGTGATAGTGGCATTTTTCTTAAGCCTGCTCCTAAACCCGTGTTGAAGTTGCCGCTGGGGGTTAAGGGTGATCCGGTTTTGGGGATAAATCCAGCCAGTTGGGATGTGTCGAGAGTGAGTGGGGATTCAGATGAGGAGGAGAGGAATAAGGTTATTGAGTCGTTGGATGAAGTGTTGGAGAAGGCTGAGAAATTAGGGACTAGGAAAGAGAGTGGGAATGGGAATGTAAATAAGATGACAACGTCTAATGTGAGTGATAATAGAAGAAATGATAGGCCTGTGAATTCAGCCAAAACTCGGAAGACTAAGACACTGAAGAGTGTGTGGAGGAAAGGTGATACAGTTGCAAGTGTACAAAAGGTTGTTAAGGAAGAACCCAAGATAGATAATAAGAAAGAGGAGCCTAGAATGGCTGGAAAGGCAAAGGTGGAGTCTCCGTCAAATTTTCCTTTGAGGCCTGCACAGCCACCTTTGAGACCTCAACCCAAACTACAAGCAAAGCCATCAGTAGCTCCTTCGCCCATCATAAAGAAACCTGTTGTCTTGAAAGATATGGGAGCTGCTCCAAATTTGTCCATTGGTGATCAGAGTGGATTGCCTGTGAGAAGTAAGGAGCGGAAACCAATTCTGATTGACAAGTTTGCCACAAAAAAACCAGCGGTTGATCCTGTGATTGCTCAGGTGGTCTTGGCCCCAACAAAACCTGGAAAGGGTCCTGCCCCTGGAAAATTTAAGGATGATTATCGTAAGAAAAATTCTTCTGCTGGAGCTCGGAGGCGGAttgttgaagatgatgatgagattattgaTGAGGAGACAGCTGAACTCAATGTCTCCATTCCAGGTGCTGCAAGGAAAGGGAGGAAGTGGAGTAAAGCTAGCCGAAAGGCAGCTAAACTTAAGGCTGCCAAAGAGGCGGCTCCTGTCAAAGTTGAAATTCTTGAGGTTGGGGAGAAAGGTATGCTGATCGAGGAGTTAGCCGAAAACTTGGTAATCAGTGAGGGTGAAATTCTTGGGTACCTGTATTCAAAGGGGATTAAGCCTGATGGGGTTCAAACACTGGACAAAGATATAGTGAAGATGATATGTAAGGAGTATGAAGTGGAAGTCTTAGATGCTGATCCTTCTAAAATGGAAGAAATGGCTAGGAAGAAGGAGATTCTTGATGACGAAGATCTGGACAAACTGGAAGATAGGCCTCCTGTTCTTACAATTATGGGCCATGTGGACCATGGAAAG ACAACCCTCTTGGATTATATCCGTAAAACCAAG GTGGCTGCCTCGGAAGCAGGGGGGATCACACAGGGAATTGGAGCATACAAGGTGTTAATACCTGTTGATGGCAAGCTACAACCATGTGTTTTCCTTGATACGCCTGGGCATGAG GCATTTGGGGCTATGAGAGCTCGTGGAG AGTTACAGACATTGCATGTCATTGTAGTGGCTGCTGATGATGGGATCCGCCCTCAAACAAGGGAGGCAATAGCACATGCAAAGGCAGCTGGTGTACCAATTATAATTGCTATAAATAAG ATTGATAAAGATGGAGCTAATCCTGAAAGAGTCATGCAAGATCTGTCTTCAATTGGTCTCATGCCAGAAGACTGGGGTGGTGACATCCCAATGGTTCAG ATCAGTGCTTTGAAGGGTGAGAATGTAGATGATTTGTTGGAATCCATAATGCTTGTTGCAGAG TTACAAGAGTTAAAAGCTAATCCTCACAGAAATGCAAAGGGCACTGTTATTGAGGCTGGTCTGCATAAATCTAAAGGGCCAGTTGCAACATTTATTGTGCAAAATGGGACTCTTAAAAGAGGGGACATTGTAGTTTGTGGGGAATCCTTTGGAAAG GTGCGTGCTTTGTTCGATGATGGTGGGAGTCGTGTTGATGAGGCTGGGCCTTCTATACCTGTACAG GTTATTGGACTGAATAGTGTTCCAATTGCTGGTGATGAATTCGAGGTTGTTGATGAACTTGATATAGCGCGTGAAAGGGCAGAAGCACGTGCAGAGGCACTGCATAATGATCGAATTTCAGTTAAAGCTGGGGATGGGAAGGTCACACTTTCTTCCTTGGCTTCTGCAGTCTCAGCAGGAAAGCTGTCTGGATTGGACTTGCACACTCTGAATATCATTCTGAAGGTTGATCTTCAG GGATCCATTGAGGCTGTCAGACAAGCCCTGCAAGTGCTCCCACACGATAATGTCACTTTGAAGTTTCTCTTGCAAGCAACTGGGGATGTTGGCTCTAGTGATGTCGATCTTGCAGTAGCAAGCAACGCTGTTATTTTGGGTTTTAATATCAAAGCACCTGGATCTGTTAAGTCTTATGCAGATAACAAAGGTGTTGAGATTCGACTTTATAGAGTTATCTATGATCTTATTGATGATGTGAGAAATGCAATGGAAGGACTGCTTGAACCTGTTGAG GATCAAGTACCAATTGGCTCAGCTGAAGTTCGGGCCATCTTCAGGAGTGGCAGTGGTCGTGTTGCTGGATGCATGATAACAGAGGGAAAAGTAACGAAGGGCTGTGGCATTCGGGTCACAAGAAACGGAAAGTCAGTCTATGTGGGTGTGCTTGATTCTTTGAGACGGGTTAGGGAAATTGTAAAAGAG GTAAGTACTGGATTAGAGTGTGGTATTGGGGCAGAAGAGTTTGATGATTGGGAGGTAGGAGACATTATCGAGGCCTTCAACTCTGTTCAAAGGAAAAGGACCCTTGAAGAGGCATCAGCTTCAATGGCAGCTGCACTAGAAGGAGCAGGAATTGAAGTGTAG